A stretch of the Bacillus sp. FJAT-18017 genome encodes the following:
- a CDS encoding GNAT family N-acetyltransferase has protein sequence MAEVKSGNNEFYIEEGGEKVATIEYVPQENGVITVTHTNVNESHNGKGLGKELVNRIAEYARTENKRIDAQCSYAKHVLGKGEHKDLLF, from the coding sequence CAAATCAGGAAATAATGAGTTTTACATTGAAGAAGGCGGAGAGAAAGTCGCAACGATTGAATATGTTCCGCAGGAGAACGGTGTCATCACTGTCACTCATACAAATGTAAATGAGTCGCATAACGGCAAGGGCCTAGGCAAGGAACTGGTCAACCGGATTGCCGAGTACGCACGGACGGAAAACAAACGCATAGATGCTCAATGCTCCTATGCAAAGCATGTCCTTGGCAAAGGTGAACATAAGGACCTGTTGTTTTAA